From the uncultured Methanobrevibacter sp. genome, one window contains:
- a CDS encoding LSM domain-containing protein, with amino-acid sequence MSFEKDNVNKLFAQFKNKYVSVDLRDNNQSEGKVIAIDNYLNIVLENEKGLETIKGGNVVFVSLKEDKK; translated from the coding sequence ATGAGTTTTGAAAAAGATAATGTAAACAAACTTTTTGCACAATTTAAAAATAAGTATGTTAGTGTCGATTTAAGAGATAATAATCAAAGCGAAGGAAAAGTTATTGCAATTGATAACTATTTAAATATCGTCCTTGAAAATGAAAAAGGTTTAGAAACAATAAAAGGCGGAAATGTAGTATTCGTCAGCTTAAAAGAAGATAAAAAATAG
- the ilvN gene encoding acetolactate synthase small subunit gives MPLGYHIISTLVEDKPGVLQKVAGMFNRRGFNIDSITVGNSEVEGLSRMVITVHADENGLEQVTKQLNKLIDVIKIKDITKNAVKRELCLVKVYVPDAQAKAEIMQYSNIFRAHILDVSEETLMVELTGDKEKVNAFISLVEPFGIKKIARTGLTAMSRGV, from the coding sequence ATGCCATTAGGGTATCATATTATTTCCACATTAGTTGAGGATAAACCAGGGGTTTTACAAAAAGTAGCTGGAATGTTTAATAGAAGAGGTTTCAACATTGACAGCATAACCGTTGGAAATTCTGAAGTAGAAGGATTATCTCGTATGGTAATTACAGTCCATGCGGATGAAAATGGATTGGAACAAGTTACAAAACAATTAAATAAATTAATTGATGTTATCAAGATTAAAGATATTACTAAAAATGCTGTTAAAAGGGAATTATGCCTTGTTAAAGTTTATGTCCCTGATGCTCAGGCAAAAGCAGAGATCATGCAATACTCAAATATTTTCAGAGCACATATATTGGACGTTTCAGAAGAAACACTAATGGTTGAGCTAACTGGGGATAAAGAGAAAGTTAATGCATTTATATCTTTAGTAGAACCTTTTGGAATTAAAAAAATTGCTCGTACTGGTCTTACAGCAATGTCAAGGGGAGTATAA
- a CDS encoding bifunctional 5,6,7,8-tetrahydromethanopterin hydro-lyase/3-hexulose-6-phosphate synthase, with protein MYKIGEALIGDGPELAHIDLLIGDKFGPVGQAFANGLSNLSVGHTPLTSVIRPNLMTKPATLIIPKVTVGDLDDASKIFGPAQTAVARAVADAVEDGYIPKDIVEDIVINVSVFIDPSAKDFRKIYQYNYGATKLAIRRAMDGYPSIDKVLAEKDRGTHPIMGFKVKKLWSPPYLQVALDLDNESAMERIIAELPDNDRILLEAGTPLVKKFGVGIIGKIRALRPDAFIIADLKTLDVGRVEVKMAADETADAVAISGLGTIESIAKAIHETQKQGIYSILDMMNVKGFADKLALLPDDLKPDIVLLHRNVDMESYKAEHGEDTGDMTEWGNIKDIKEILGDKGLIAVAGGIKPTNVEEAINKGANIIIAGRYIIGSRDVRRAAQDFLEHFDPDPDNMRLAMDEDENIQVKED; from the coding sequence ATGTATAAAATAGGAGAAGCTCTTATTGGAGACGGCCCTGAATTAGCACACATCGATTTATTAATAGGCGATAAATTTGGCCCTGTTGGTCAAGCTTTTGCTAATGGTTTATCTAATCTTTCTGTAGGCCACACTCCATTAACAAGTGTAATCAGACCTAACTTAATGACCAAACCGGCTACTTTAATTATTCCTAAAGTAACTGTTGGTGATTTAGATGATGCTAGTAAAATATTTGGACCTGCACAAACTGCCGTTGCAAGAGCAGTAGCTGATGCAGTCGAAGATGGATACATTCCTAAAGATATTGTAGAAGATATTGTTATTAATGTAAGTGTATTCATTGATCCATCTGCTAAAGATTTCAGAAAAATTTATCAATACAACTATGGAGCAACTAAATTAGCTATTAGAAGAGCAATGGACGGATACCCATCTATTGATAAAGTACTTGCAGAAAAAGACCGTGGAACTCACCCTATTATGGGATTCAAAGTCAAAAAACTTTGGTCACCACCATACTTACAAGTTGCTCTTGACTTAGATAATGAATCTGCAATGGAAAGAATCATTGCTGAATTACCTGACAATGACAGAATTCTTCTCGAAGCAGGAACTCCTCTTGTTAAAAAATTCGGTGTTGGAATTATCGGAAAAATCAGAGCTTTACGTCCGGATGCATTCATCATTGCTGATTTAAAAACTTTAGACGTAGGTCGTGTAGAAGTTAAAATGGCCGCTGATGAAACTGCAGATGCTGTAGCTATTTCTGGTTTAGGTACTATTGAATCAATTGCAAAAGCTATTCATGAAACTCAAAAACAAGGTATTTATTCCATCCTTGATATGATGAATGTTAAAGGCTTTGCAGATAAATTAGCTTTACTTCCAGATGATTTAAAACCAGATATTGTTTTATTACACAGAAATGTGGACATGGAATCATATAAAGCTGAACATGGTGAAGACACTGGTGACATGACTGAATGGGGTAACATTAAAGATATTAAAGAAATACTCGGAGATAAAGGTCTTATTGCTGTTGCTGGTGGTATTAAACCTACAAATGTTGAAGAAGCTATCAACAAAGGTGCAAACATTATCATTGCAGGTAGGTACATCATTGGTTCTAGAGATGTAAGAAGAGCTGCACAAGACTTCTTAGAACATTTCGATCCAGATCCAGACAACATGAGACTTGCTATGGATGAAGATGAAAACATTCAAGTAAAAGAAGACTAG
- a CDS encoding restriction endonuclease yields MEKPQLINFVAKVMEDSGFKVYKNFKTSQKVIDIYAILPTTIGDFGVVVACKNYDKDFEIGVDVLKEMEDVQESIKASKVTIVSSSYFSNQAKNYALRKNIKLVDRDNLLEMAKRYQDRTSQTTLDNTPYDGGASAYIDEEYPEYEYDASDVEYLMQRREAHPNVYKSSLYRQNDEPSHRGGISSLLHRNKSGGMTSGQSNLYNYNSMQNSYREPLLLKLLNNPIVLVIFVVVAAYVIAYLLGNILHIDAGFVGIIEMVVALLLSYGISLYTVRNSDFIVKGSFVFFISLIILIILIFV; encoded by the coding sequence TTGGAAAAACCACAATTGATTAATTTTGTAGCAAAGGTAATGGAGGACTCTGGTTTCAAGGTTTATAAGAATTTTAAAACCTCACAGAAAGTCATAGATATTTATGCAATACTCCCAACAACAATAGGGGACTTTGGAGTAGTTGTTGCATGTAAAAATTATGACAAAGACTTTGAAATCGGGGTTGATGTTTTAAAAGAAATGGAAGATGTTCAGGAAAGTATTAAAGCGTCTAAGGTAACTATTGTGTCTTCTTCCTATTTTTCCAATCAGGCTAAAAACTATGCTTTAAGGAAAAATATCAAATTGGTTGATAGGGATAATTTGCTTGAAATGGCTAAGCGTTATCAGGACAGGACTTCCCAAACTACTTTGGATAATACTCCTTATGATGGAGGAGCTTCCGCTTATATTGATGAAGAATATCCCGAATATGAATATGATGCATCAGATGTTGAATATTTAATGCAGCGAAGAGAAGCACATCCAAACGTTTATAAAAGTTCATTATACAGACAGAATGATGAACCAAGTCACCGGGGAGGAATTTCATCTTTGTTGCATAGAAACAAATCCGGCGGAATGACTTCTGGTCAGTCCAATTTATACAACTATAATTCAATGCAAAACTCATATCGAGAACCTCTTCTCTTAAAATTATTAAATAATCCTATAGTTTTGGTTATTTTTGTTGTAGTTGCTGCCTATGTGATTGCTTACCTCTTAGGCAATATTTTACATATAGATGCAGGTTTTGTCGGAATTATTGAAATGGTCGTAGCATTACTCTTATCCTATGGTATATCATTATACACAGTAAGAAACAGTGATTTTATTGTAAAAGGATCATTTGTATTCTTCATTTCATTAATCATTTTAATTATATTAATTTTTGTTTAA
- a CDS encoding threonine--tRNA ligase codes for MRILLIHSDYLNYNVKNKTPVAEEIEDAKKEGTFDDSLVVFTSVEKDDENNPEGIVKNLVSEIIKTNEQVKAENIVLYPYAHLSSSLGSPKIAIQILKDTEEALLAENLSVKRVPFGWYKAFEISCKGHPLSELSRTITADEEEEKVERKPSTWQILEGDKITQIEDFNFDNRAFKQLVDYELGQGASDEGEPPHVKLMREKEICDYEPASDAGNLRWYPKGKLIRDLLSDYVYDLTVERGAMPVETPIFYDLDNQAIYEHAYKFGERQYRTDTKKNLMLRFAACFGAFRLMSDSYLTWKNFPAKIFELTRYSFRYEKKGEVVGLKRLRAFTMPDCHSFCCDVPSSLDEFSAQTDMCMQTGVDLNLDFEVIFRATQDFFDENEEWMYEIARKFNKPILLEILPERHHYWVCKIDLANIDALGRPIENPTVQIDVESGKRFDITYLGEDGKQHNPTILHTSPTGSIERVLCAMLEKTAIEINEKAPMLPTWLSPIQARILTVSEAHEEFAEELYQKINAANIRVDVDDRDESIGKKIRNAAKEWIPYIFVVGDKEMESGKFQVTVRETGEKVDMTADELIAEINEKCEGKPFRKLPLPKDISKRINFQ; via the coding sequence ATGAGAATTTTATTAATCCATTCTGATTATTTAAATTATAATGTAAAGAATAAGACACCTGTAGCCGAAGAAATCGAGGATGCTAAAAAAGAAGGCACCTTTGATGATTCCTTAGTAGTATTTACAAGTGTTGAAAAAGATGATGAAAATAATCCAGAAGGTATTGTTAAAAATTTAGTAAGCGAAATAATTAAAACCAATGAACAAGTAAAAGCAGAAAATATTGTATTGTATCCATATGCACATTTATCTTCTTCATTAGGTTCTCCAAAAATAGCTATTCAAATTTTAAAAGATACAGAAGAAGCTTTGCTTGCTGAAAACTTATCTGTAAAAAGAGTACCTTTCGGATGGTATAAAGCATTTGAAATTTCCTGTAAAGGTCATCCATTAAGTGAACTTTCAAGAACAATCACTGCTGACGAAGAGGAAGAAAAAGTTGAAAGAAAACCTTCAACCTGGCAAATTCTTGAAGGAGATAAAATAACTCAAATTGAAGACTTTAATTTTGACAACAGAGCTTTCAAACAACTCGTTGACTATGAACTGGGTCAGGGAGCATCTGATGAAGGCGAACCTCCACACGTTAAATTAATGAGAGAAAAGGAAATTTGTGATTATGAACCTGCTTCAGATGCCGGAAATCTCAGATGGTATCCAAAAGGAAAATTAATCAGAGATTTACTTTCCGATTATGTTTATGACTTGACTGTTGAGCGTGGAGCAATGCCTGTTGAAACTCCGATTTTCTATGATTTGGACAATCAAGCAATTTATGAGCATGCTTATAAATTTGGTGAAAGACAGTACAGGACAGACACCAAAAAGAATTTAATGCTTAGATTTGCGGCCTGTTTCGGTGCATTCAGGTTAATGTCTGATTCATATTTGACATGGAAAAATTTCCCTGCCAAAATCTTTGAATTAACCAGATACAGTTTCCGTTATGAGAAAAAAGGTGAAGTAGTCGGTCTTAAAAGGTTAAGAGCATTTACCATGCCTGATTGCCACTCATTCTGTTGTGATGTACCGTCATCCTTGGATGAGTTTTCCGCTCAAACTGATATGTGTATGCAAACCGGTGTGGATTTGAATTTAGACTTTGAAGTAATTTTCAGAGCAACTCAGGACTTCTTTGATGAAAATGAAGAATGGATGTATGAAATTGCACGTAAATTCAATAAACCTATTCTTTTAGAAATATTGCCTGAAAGACACCATTACTGGGTATGTAAAATCGATTTGGCAAACATTGACGCTTTAGGTCGTCCGATTGAAAACCCGACTGTACAAATCGATGTTGAAAGTGGTAAAAGATTTGACATTACCTATTTAGGTGAAGACGGCAAACAGCACAATCCTACAATCCTGCACACTTCACCGACAGGCAGTATTGAAAGAGTTTTATGCGCAATGCTTGAAAAAACAGCTATTGAAATCAATGAGAAAGCACCAATGTTGCCTACATGGTTAAGTCCTATTCAAGCTAGAATTTTAACTGTTAGCGAAGCTCACGAAGAATTTGCAGAAGAATTGTACCAGAAAATCAATGCAGCAAATATTCGTGTAGATGTTGATGACAGGGATGAAAGTATCGGTAAAAAAATCAGAAATGCTGCTAAAGAATGGATTCCTTACATTTTCGTTGTCGGTGACAAAGAAATGGAATCCGGTAAATTCCAAGTAACCGTACGTGAAACCGGTGAAAAAGTTGACATGACTGCTGATGAATTAATAGCTGAAATTAATGAAAAATGTGAAGGAAAACCTTTCAGAAAATTACCTTTGCCTAAGGATATTTCAAAAAGGATTAACTTCCAATAA
- a CDS encoding oligosaccharide repeat unit polymerase family protein has protein sequence MNLKKIDFFQPNILVVAILAFLIMGYIGSFNYRFDDPLDLEVILTVIFACAIFAIGAVIVKYKIKVEDTKETDFLSEKLLVILVIIALGLQTLNLILMGGIPLFNSVLKSNATTNIWRVAYPLFLIMMNILLAKYYNRKYLLFVILGALIFGLNGYRTSVLGILASSFITLYYLKKISRKVGIAFIAIIVIGIMAVGYIASQSIANQHWTLNPLELIFYRAAFTLEVFEKILPLGGTTHGHILSMIFSSGSPRTFIGQYVLSYDVCLTSTLFGPVYLDFGIIGLTVQMAFMGVFLGLVHKLKKGVGAGIYSMILTHTLIWIETGPTDIMIWFLYLIGLILIIMNFNYIKLNKN, from the coding sequence ATGAATTTAAAAAAAATTGATTTCTTTCAACCAAATATACTGGTAGTAGCTATCCTTGCTTTTCTCATAATGGGATATATCGGATCATTTAACTACAGATTTGATGATCCGCTTGATTTGGAAGTTATTTTAACAGTCATCTTTGCATGTGCAATCTTTGCAATCGGTGCCGTTATTGTAAAATATAAAATTAAGGTGGAAGATACAAAAGAAACTGATTTTTTATCTGAAAAGCTCCTGGTAATTCTGGTTATAATCGCTTTGGGCCTGCAAACTCTAAATTTAATATTAATGGGCGGAATTCCTCTTTTCAATAGCGTATTGAAATCGAATGCCACTACAAATATCTGGAGAGTTGCCTATCCTCTATTTTTAATAATGATGAACATACTGCTTGCAAAATACTATAACAGAAAATACCTTCTTTTTGTAATTTTGGGAGCACTGATTTTCGGATTAAACGGATACAGAACCTCAGTTCTAGGAATTTTGGCAAGCTCATTTATTACACTATATTATTTGAAAAAAATCTCAAGAAAAGTTGGAATTGCTTTTATTGCAATAATAGTAATTGGAATTATGGCCGTTGGTTATATTGCTTCACAATCAATAGCAAACCAGCACTGGACACTGAATCCATTGGAACTGATATTCTATAGAGCGGCATTTACTTTAGAAGTCTTTGAAAAAATACTGCCGTTAGGCGGAACAACACATGGCCATATATTAAGCATGATTTTTTCATCAGGAAGTCCGAGAACATTTATTGGCCAGTATGTACTTTCATACGATGTTTGTTTAACATCAACATTGTTCGGACCTGTTTATCTTGATTTCGGCATAATCGGCCTTACAGTACAAATGGCATTTATGGGAGTTTTCTTGGGACTGGTCCATAAATTAAAAAAAGGAGTTGGTGCTGGGATTTATTCAATGATTTTAACACACACATTAATTTGGATAGAAACCGGACCAACAGACATTATGATATGGTTTTTGTACCTAATCGGATTAATTTTAATAATAATGAATTTTAATTATATTAAATTAAACAAAAATTAA
- a CDS encoding carbonic anhydrase has protein sequence MTILENVLEDNKKFVENFEGKEMSHHAQKKLAILTCMDCRLIDFFEPALGLERGDAKIVRNAGNSIVGEDAIRSIGAALYNLGCEEVLVVGHTECGMAGADADALKEKMLARGIAEEDIAKYDLAEWIGGFEDEEENVKDVVEKIKNHPLIPDVPVHGLIIDIVTGELKVLVDGY, from the coding sequence ATGACTATATTAGAAAACGTATTAGAAGATAATAAAAAGTTTGTTGAAAATTTTGAAGGCAAAGAAATGTCTCACCACGCACAAAAGAAGTTAGCTATCCTAACCTGTATGGACTGCAGATTAATCGACTTTTTCGAACCTGCATTAGGTCTTGAAAGAGGGGATGCAAAAATCGTTAGAAACGCAGGTAACTCTATTGTCGGTGAAGATGCAATCAGATCTATAGGTGCAGCTCTTTACAATTTAGGTTGTGAAGAAGTATTAGTTGTAGGTCACACTGAATGTGGTATGGCTGGTGCAGATGCTGATGCTTTAAAAGAAAAAATGCTCGCTCGTGGCATTGCAGAAGAAGATATTGCAAAATATGATTTGGCTGAATGGATTGGTGGATTTGAAGACGAAGAAGAAAACGTCAAAGATGTTGTAGAAAAAATCAAAAACCACCCATTAATCCCAGATGTACCAGTACACGGTCTTATAATCGATATTGTAACTGGTGAGTTAAAAGTTTTAGTAGATGGTTACTAA
- a CDS encoding methanogenesis marker 12 protein: protein MVFIGMDHGTTGISFCIMSDEGDVVDVFKIGREESKNGLVSATDELAKRVDFDSVKLMAITYAMGDGINKILPTDKVKDRGILSINGAGKVTGGGTSVFSELQELNLNSIMIPGLHKDSTSLNELFRAAYSHQASPEKVSISYNAILETGWSNFIVADISSNSVDILIEDGKIKGAMDACVGAMGVVHGPIDLEMIRDIDENGASANECFSHAGAIKIAGIDGKVANMKDQLLKNYQAGDEKAKLAIDTLIMTVAMEIAGLDLVCENDIEGIVLTGSIGSATEPFNFENEINKYFKNKYDLKVISKDSGAIGAAQIAMDVYNGKKEILGIEVEI from the coding sequence ATGGTATTTATTGGAATGGACCATGGAACTACCGGAATCTCTTTTTGCATAATGTCTGACGAAGGAGATGTTGTCGATGTTTTCAAGATAGGAAGAGAGGAAAGTAAAAACGGTTTGGTTTCAGCAACTGACGAATTGGCTAAACGTGTCGATTTTGATTCTGTAAAATTAATGGCAATCACTTATGCAATGGGTGACGGCATTAATAAGATTTTACCGACTGATAAAGTTAAGGACAGAGGAATTTTATCCATTAACGGCGCCGGTAAAGTTACAGGAGGAGGAACTTCAGTATTTTCAGAACTTCAGGAATTAAATTTAAATTCAATAATGATTCCAGGTCTCCATAAAGATTCTACTTCTTTAAATGAATTATTCAGAGCGGCTTATTCCCATCAGGCAAGTCCCGAAAAGGTCAGCATATCATATAATGCTATTTTGGAAACCGGCTGGTCAAATTTTATCGTAGCTGACATTTCCTCAAACAGTGTGGATATACTTATTGAGGATGGTAAAATTAAGGGAGCAATGGATGCCTGTGTAGGCGCTATGGGTGTTGTTCACGGACCTATTGATTTAGAAATGATTAGAGATATTGATGAAAACGGTGCTTCTGCAAATGAATGCTTTTCACATGCAGGTGCTATAAAAATAGCCGGCATTGACGGTAAAGTAGCTAATATGAAAGATCAGCTTTTAAAAAATTACCAAGCTGGTGATGAAAAAGCTAAATTGGCTATTGATACATTAATAATGACTGTTGCTATGGAAATTGCCGGATTGGATCTTGTATGTGAAAATGATATAGAAGGTATTGTTTTAACAGGTTCTATTGGCAGTGCAACAGAACCGTTTAACTTTGAAAATGAAATCAATAAATATTTCAAAAATAAATATGACTTGAAGGTCATTTCTAAAGATTCTGGAGCTATTGGTGCAGCTCAAATAGCGATGGATGTTTATAATGGTAAAAAAGAGATTTTAGGAATTGAAGTGGAAATTTAA
- the surE gene encoding 5'/3'-nucleotidase SurE: protein MKALICNDDGITASGILAAKKAVDDLCDTYVVAPETQQSGIGHALTLYEPLRVNEYTLKDGSKGYGVSGTPTDAVTIGLFEILDEKPDIMISGINTGYNIGQAELTTSGTLGAALEAASFNIPTIAISLEVTRDDVKFENGAVEIDFDFAGKMLNKIAKIILKKGLPDGIDLLNVNIPANPINEEFEVVKLGKRMYLPVIDTRMDPRGKPYYWIGGEPYESDSPGTDGYELRKAQKTTVTPLKIDLTGDMSLLKEWLI from the coding sequence ATGAAAGCATTAATATGTAATGATGATGGAATAACCGCTTCAGGAATATTGGCTGCAAAAAAAGCAGTTGATGATTTGTGTGACACTTATGTAGTCGCTCCTGAAACTCAACAAAGCGGAATAGGCCATGCATTAACATTATATGAACCATTAAGAGTAAATGAGTATACTTTAAAAGATGGCAGTAAAGGCTATGGAGTGAGCGGAACACCGACCGATGCAGTAACCATAGGCCTGTTTGAAATACTTGATGAAAAACCGGATATAATGATTTCCGGAATAAATACCGGATACAATATCGGTCAGGCCGAGCTTACAACATCAGGAACTTTAGGTGCTGCACTTGAAGCGGCAAGTTTTAACATTCCCACAATAGCCATCTCCCTGGAAGTAACAAGAGACGATGTTAAATTTGAAAATGGCGCCGTTGAAATCGATTTTGATTTTGCAGGAAAAATGCTTAATAAAATAGCTAAAATAATATTAAAAAAAGGTTTACCTGACGGAATTGATTTGTTGAATGTGAATATTCCAGCAAACCCTATAAATGAAGAATTTGAAGTTGTTAAACTTGGAAAAAGAATGTATTTACCAGTAATTGATACACGAATGGATCCGCGCGGGAAACCATATTACTGGATTGGCGGTGAACCATATGAATCAGATTCACCAGGTACTGATGGTTATGAATTACGTAAAGCCCAAAAAACTACAGTAACACCACTTAAAATCGATTTAACTGGCGATATGAGTTTATTGAAAGAATGGTTAATTTAA
- the ilvC gene encoding ketol-acid reductoisomerase, with translation MKMYYDDDVNTDALEGKTIAVIGYGSQGRAQSRNMADSGANVIVGLRENGSSWNLAKEDGMTVKTIEDASKEADIIHILLPDEIQEKVYNNQIAEYVEAGNTISFSHGYNIHFELIKPGEDVNVVMFAPKGPGSMVRRTYEEGFGIPGLVAVQQDATGDALQLALGMAKACGLTKAGVLETTFKEETETDLFGEQTVLCGGITELINAGFTTLVEAGYQPEIAYFETCHEVKLIVDLIYEKGFAGMWHDVSNTAEYGGLTRGKRIIGDEAKDAMKATLKEIQDGTFKKQWAEENATDGANLKEMRAAEEQLDIEIVGERLRKACGLQKDD, from the coding sequence ATGAAAATGTATTACGACGATGATGTAAATACAGATGCTCTTGAAGGAAAAACCATTGCTGTAATCGGTTATGGTTCTCAAGGAAGAGCACAATCTAGAAATATGGCTGATAGTGGAGCTAACGTTATTGTTGGTTTAAGAGAAAATGGTAGCTCATGGAATTTAGCTAAAGAAGACGGTATGACTGTAAAAACTATTGAAGATGCATCAAAAGAAGCTGATATAATTCATATTTTACTGCCTGATGAAATTCAGGAAAAAGTATACAATAATCAGATTGCTGAATATGTTGAAGCCGGAAATACTATTTCATTCTCTCACGGTTATAACATCCACTTTGAACTAATCAAACCTGGTGAAGATGTAAACGTTGTAATGTTTGCACCTAAAGGACCTGGATCCATGGTAAGAAGAACTTACGAAGAAGGATTCGGTATTCCTGGTTTAGTAGCAGTTCAACAAGATGCAACCGGTGATGCTTTACAACTTGCATTAGGTATGGCAAAAGCATGTGGTTTAACCAAAGCTGGTGTTTTAGAAACTACTTTCAAAGAAGAAACTGAAACTGACTTGTTCGGTGAACAAACAGTTTTATGTGGAGGTATCACTGAATTAATCAATGCAGGATTTACTACTTTGGTTGAAGCAGGTTACCAACCTGAAATCGCTTACTTTGAAACCTGTCACGAAGTAAAACTTATTGTAGATTTAATCTATGAAAAAGGTTTCGCTGGAATGTGGCATGATGTAAGTAACACTGCAGAATATGGTGGATTAACCAGAGGAAAAAGAATCATCGGTGATGAAGCTAAAGATGCTATGAAAGCAACTTTAAAAGAAATCCAAGATGGAACCTTCAAAAAACAATGGGCTGAAGAAAACGCTACCGACGGAGCTAACTTAAAAGAAATGAGAGCAGCTGAAGAACAATTAGATATTGAAATTGTCGGTGAAAGACTTAGAAAAGCCTGTGGATTACAAAAAGACGATTAA
- the cfbB gene encoding Ni-sirohydrochlorin a,c-diamide synthase: MRIILAGTGSAVGKTTIATGIMKALSEKYNVQPFKVGPDYIDPSYHTLATGNTSRNLDSFFMKEGQVRDSFLKGMEGKQIAVIEGVRGLYEGIDSINDIGSTASVAKSLNAPVILIINSRSLVKSAAALVLGFKALDPEINIAGVILNKVKNKAHYEKTKRSIEEITKTEVIGGIIRDDNISIEQRHLGLVPAVERENSLKFIDIWAEVIKNSIDLDRLVEIAKSAPKITSDIVPIWNKLNKQPVKIGVAFDEVFNFYYKENIESLEANNAKVVYFSPLKDEGLPDVDGLYIGGGYPELFSKQLSENENMLKDIKHFHLESRPIFAECGGLMYLMNSIHEDKMVDVYPYKAVLTDRVQALKYTIAEVTQDNIIAKKGEKFNGHEFHYSKVLVDDNNIKHDLAFNILRGKGSYNLQDGFMEKNTLASYVHTHVAAMPNFGGNLAISSLELGG, from the coding sequence ATGAGAATTATTTTAGCAGGTACCGGCAGTGCAGTTGGAAAAACAACAATAGCTACAGGAATAATGAAAGCATTAAGCGAAAAATACAATGTTCAACCTTTTAAAGTTGGACCTGACTATATTGACCCATCGTATCATACATTAGCAACCGGAAACACTTCAAGAAACCTGGATTCCTTTTTTATGAAAGAAGGACAGGTAAGGGATTCATTTCTTAAAGGGATGGAAGGTAAGCAGATAGCCGTTATTGAAGGTGTGCGCGGATTATACGAAGGAATCGATTCCATTAATGATATTGGAAGTACAGCGTCAGTTGCAAAATCATTAAATGCTCCCGTTATTCTAATAATTAACTCAAGAAGTCTTGTCAAAAGTGCTGCAGCACTCGTTTTAGGGTTTAAGGCATTGGATCCCGAAATCAATATTGCCGGCGTTATTCTAAATAAAGTGAAAAACAAAGCACACTATGAAAAAACAAAACGTTCAATTGAAGAAATAACAAAAACAGAAGTTATCGGAGGAATTATAAGAGACGATAACATTTCAATTGAACAAAGGCATTTGGGTCTTGTTCCTGCTGTAGAAAGGGAAAATTCTCTAAAATTTATCGATATCTGGGCGGAGGTCATCAAAAATTCAATCGATTTGGACAGACTGGTTGAAATTGCAAAAAGTGCACCTAAAATTACTTCAGACATTGTTCCAATTTGGAATAAACTAAATAAACAGCCTGTAAAGATTGGTGTGGCTTTTGATGAAGTATTTAATTTTTATTATAAGGAAAATATTGAATCTCTGGAGGCAAACAATGCCAAAGTAGTTTACTTTTCACCATTAAAGGATGAAGGATTGCCAGATGTCGACGGATTATATATCGGCGGAGGATACCCTGAGCTATTTTCAAAACAGTTATCAGAAAATGAAAATATGCTTAAAGATATCAAACACTTCCACCTTGAAAGTAGGCCCATATTTGCCGAATGTGGTGGTTTAATGTATCTTATGAATTCTATCCACGAAGATAAAATGGTAGATGTATATCCTTACAAGGCAGTTTTAACAGATCGTGTACAGGCATTAAAATACACAATAGCTGAAGTTACACAGGACAACATTATTGCAAAAAAAGGTGAAAAATTCAATGGACATGAATTCCATTATTCAAAAGTCCTTGTCGATGATAATAATATAAAACATGACCTTGCATTCAATATACTAAGAGGCAAAGGCTCATATAATCTGCAGGACGGATTTATGGAAAAAAATACACTTGCAAGTTATGTCCACACCCATGTTGCTGCAATGCCTAACTTCGGTGGAAACCTTGCAATTTCTTCACTGGAACTTGGAGGATAA